A segment of the Parasynechococcus marenigrum WH 8102 genome:
AATCGATGCGGATCAGACTAACGATCCCGTGAACAATGCAGCGCCGCGGGGACGTGCCAACGCCGATGCCGTGATGGTGGTGCAGATCGACGCCCAACAGCCGCTGCGGGTGCTCCAGGTTCCGGTCGAACTGGCCCTTCAGCTCCCCGGTCAGACGACGCCCGTCAAGCTCGGCAGCATCTGGCAGACGGGTGGTGTTGCCCTGCTGAGCGATGCGATCCGGGAACTCGTCGGTCTGCCGGCTGATCAACCGCACCGCTACGTGGTGGTCCCTCGGCGGGTGCTGCGCTCCCTCGTGGACGGCCTCGGGGACCTCGACGTGATCCTGAATGCCTCGTTCCAACGGACGGACAAGGCACAGAACTACACCGTCAATCTTCAGGCCGGCCGCCAGAGTCTCAACGGTGCTCAGGCTGAGCAGCTGGCGCGCTACCTCAAGGATTCTCTTGATGATCCCAACCGTCGCCTGCGGCAGCAGTTGCTGATCCGAGCCGTGGTGGAGCAGTTCAAAGGACCAGGGGTGATGGGCAAAATCCCTGGGTTGGTGGATGTAGCCGCCAGTGCTGTGGAGACGAACCTCTCCAACCCAGAGATGCTCAGCCTTGCGGCGGCTGTCCTGTCCAGTCCGTCATCGGTGAACATTCAACAGCTGCCTCTGGCCAAGCGGGCCGGGAAGCAGGTGCTGCGTCAGATCAAGGCTGGTGAGCCCCTGCCCCTTTGGCCGCGGCTGTGACGCAGCGTCGGTTCAGTTCCTGCACCAGATGATCGAGGGCGAGCTCCCGTTCAAGGGCGTCGGCTGCAGGAATCCAGCCCATCCAGGGGAGACCATCCCTGCGGCGTTGCAGTCGGTTCCACTGTGATCCGATCTGGACCAGTCCGATGAGGGGCGCACCGAGTTGATGGCAGAGGGCGGTGTAGGCCGCCGCTGAGCCAGCAATGTCACCGCCTGTTCCCCCGGCGACCATCAGCAGGATTGGTTGGCGCCAGTCGGCCAGGGCGTCAAGCCAGCAGCCCCCCTCCGGCCTCTGTCGCGCCACATCTCCGCAGAAACGGATCAGGCCCTGCTGAGCCGATGGTTTCGACAGCGTTTCCTGCGGCGATTCGCCTTCGCTGATGTGGCTCAGCTCCAGCCCCCAGCGATCGGACAGGGCTGTGCTGGCCTCGCGCATCAGCAGCTCCGGCAGGGGGCCTGCACCCACCAACAGCGGAACATCTGTGGACATGGGGGTCCTGCTCACCACTACCATCGGATTACAGCAAACTTCGTCCCGCGGGCGCCGTGACCAGTTTTCTGACCGCAGCCCGCGCTGAACAGGAAAAGCTCACACCGGACACGCGCCGGTTGCGCTTGTTCAGCGGTACCTCCAATCCTGGGCTGGCCAGGGAGATCGCCGCATATCTGGGTGTTCCTGATGGCCCCCGGGTGTGCAAACGCTTCGCCGATGGCGAGCTCTACGTGCAGATCCAGGAGTCCATCCGGGGCTGCGATGTGTTTCTGATCCAGCCCACCTGCGCTCCGGTGAATGATCACCTGATGGAGCTGCTGATCATGGTGGATGCCTGCCGTCGGGCCTCGGCGCGTCAGATCACCGCAGTGGTGCCGTATTACGGCTACGCCCGCGCCGACCGCAAGACGGCGGGGCGTGAATCGATCACTGCCAAGCTCACCGCCAACCTGCTGGTGAAATCCGGCGTGGATCGGGTGCTGGCGATGGATCTGCACTCAGCTCAGATTCAGGGTTACTTCGACATTCCCTGTGATCACATCTACGGCTCACCGGTGTTGGTGGATTACCTCTCCACGCAGAACCTCGACGACATTGTCGTGGTGTCACCGGATGTGGGCGGTGTGGCCAGGGCCCGGGCCTTCGCCAAACAGATGAACGATGCGCCATTGGCGATCATCGATAAGCGCCGCACGGGCCACAATCTGGCCGAAAGTCTCACGGTGATCGGCGACGTCTCCGGCCGTACGGCGATCCTGATCGACGACATGATCGACACCGGTGGCACCATCTGCGCCGGTGCCAGGCTTCTTCGCCAGCAGGGTGCAAAACGGGTGATCGCCTGTGCCACTCATGCGGTGTTTTCGCCCCCGGCCAGTGAACGCCTCTCGGCCGATGGACTGTTCGAGCAGGTGGTCGTGACCAACAGCATCCCGATTCAGCAGGAGCGAACCTTCCCTCAGCTTCAGGTGCTCTCAGTTGCCAACATGCTGGGCGAAGCCATCTGGCGCATCCACGAGGAGAGTTCCGTCAGTTCGATGTTCCGTTAAGGCCGCAGGCCTGGCTCTGGGTCTGCTGCTGGCGTCGCCGGCTCTGGCGGAGTCGCGGATTGAGCGGTTGCTGCCGCGACGCACAACCATGGGGGTGTGGCTGACCAACAGCCCCAGCAAGCTTTACTACAGCCGCGAGCGGATCACGGCCGCACTGGATCAACTGCAGCAGGCCGGTTTCAATCGCGTGGTGCCCAATGTTTGGAGCCGCGGCACCACGTTTCACCAAAGTCGCTTTGCACCGGTGGAGCCGCCGCTCGTGAAGGCAGGTGTGGAGGTGGATCCGATTTGCACGCTGGCGGAGGAGGGCCGCAAGCGAGGCATCAAGGTGATGCCCTGGTTCGAGTACGGCCTGATGGAACCGGCCGACGCCGCCGTTGTCCGGGGGCACCCCGAGTGGGTGTTGGCCAAAGCCGATGGTCAGCGCTGGATGGCGATGCATGGGAATCACCGCATGGCCTGGCTCAACCCGGCGCATCCGGAGGTGCGAGAACGGTTCATCGGCCTGGTCGTGGAGACGTTGAAGCGCTGTCCGATGGATGGTCTGCAGCTGGATGACCACTTCGCCTGGCCGGTGCAGTTCGGCTACGACCCCTACACCGTTGAGCTGTACCGGCAGCAGACCGGATCAGCACCCCCGCGTGACCACACCAACCGAATGTGGATGAGCTGGCGTCGCCGTCAGCTCACAGCGTTGCTGCGGGACTTGCGGGAACGATTGGAGCAGGAGGACCTTTCCACGACGATCAGCCTGTCGCCGGGACCGTTCCGGCATGCCTACAACCTTTGGCTTCAGGACTGGGAACTGTGGGCATTGGGGGAGTTGATCGACGAGTTGGTGGTGCAGAACTACGCCTATTCCGTGAACGGGTTTGCCCGCGATCTCGACCAACCGGCGTTGCGCAAGGCCCGCGACTGGCGGATCCCAACCCAGATCGGAATCCTGGCGGGGTTCGGACGACGCACCACGTCTATCGGCGATCTGGAGCAGAAGGTTCGCCTGGCCCGTGAACGCGGTTACGGCGTGATCTTCTTTTACTGGGAGGGCCTCTGGGGTCGGCATGTGCCGGAGACCAACCGCCAGCATCGCTTTGATTCCTTCCGGTTGCTGGGGCGTGAGGACTGAGCCTTGACGGAGATCGAGCTCAACCGACTGCGCGCAAAGTTGCGGCGCCTGGCATTCACCGAGGAGGCGATTGATCGCACCCTGCGGCGATTTCAGAGGGATCTGGAGACCTTTGCGTCCGCCAGCCGGATCATCGAGGGCCTGGAGCGTAATAATCCAGAACAGCAGGTGCTGCAAGCCCTGGCCTGTGGCCTGATCGCGGCTGTGTTGGGCGGATGGTTTGCCACTGTGTATTAGCTGATGCGTTGGTGCTGATGGCGATCAGGGGCGTTTGAACAGCAACAGCCCTACACAGAGCACGCCAATCAAAGGGCCAGGGGGGAGATCCGCGACAACCGCGAGCATCATGCCGCCGCCACAGAGCAGCAGGCCTGTTCCCGCAGAGCGCAGCATCAGCCCCCGCAAGCTCAGGCAGCGGTCCACATGCACCAGCACCGGAGCACAGAGCAGGGCGATCACCAGCACGATGCCCACAGCTGTGATGGCGCTGATCACCACGAGGGCGGTGATCACGATGGCGGTGAAACGAATTCTGGATACCGGCCGTTTGGCCGCGACGGCTCCATCGGGATCGACGCCGAGGAACACCAGATCGCTGTAGGACAGGCTCAGAAGCAGCAGCAGCGCGACGGTTGCCACGGCGGTGCGTATCAGGTCTGCCTCGTTGGCGGCCAGAAGGTCGCCGAACAGCAGCGTTTCCAGATCAACTCGCGCCTGTAGCAAGGGCACCATCAGCACGCCAAGGGCGGTGAATCCGGCCAGAACAGTGTTCATGGCACCTTCTTCCCGGCCTTTGAAGCGTTGGTTGAGTCGTTCCGCCAACAGCGCTCCCAGCAGTCCGCTGATCAGGCCGCCGATGGTTGGGTCGAATTCGAAGGCCAGCGCCAGGATCAGGCCCGGCAAGACCGAATGGGCCATCAAATTGGCCAGCAGGATGCGCCGCTGGGTGATCAGCAGTGAGCCGGTCGCTGGGCAAATCAGCCCGATCAGCAGGGCCAGGATCAGTGGCGTCAGCCACCAGAGGTCGAGCTCAGCCACAGCAATGACTCCCCATCAGGCAGGCCATGTCGTTGAGCTGGTCGCGCACCTCAGCGGGGGATCCCGCGGCAAGCACCCTGCGATCCAGAACGACGACACGGTCGTAGCTGTCGAGGGCACTGCCCCAGTCGTGGCTGCTTACAAGAAGGGTCTGACCGGAGCTGGCCTGTTGGCGCATCACCCCGAGAAGGTGCTCACGGCTGGGGGGATCGATGGCACTGCAGGGTTCATCAAGCAACAGGACGTCGCTCTGCTGCATCAAGGCTCGGGCCAGCAGCACGCGCTGTTGTTGGCCCCCGGAGAGCTGATTGAGACGCCGCCCCCGCATCTCCCCCATTCCGACCCGCTCCAGCAGGGTCTCGGCCGTCGTTGTGCCATGGCTTTTGGTTTGTCCAAGCCTGACCATGTCCCTCACGGTGATGGGAAAGGTCCAGTCGATGGCTGCCCTCTGGGGCATCAGGCCAACGCTGCCGCCGCATTCAAAGGTTCCTCCTGAAGGTTGGAGGCGGCCATGCAACAGATGCAGAAGCGTTGATTTGCCAGCGCCATTGGGCCCAACCAGTGCCGTGAGCGTGCCGGGCTGGAGCTCCAGGTCGACACGCTCCAGTGTTGGTTTTGGGCCGTAGCTGTAGCTGAGATTCCTGGCTGCTAGATGCCCCTTGATGGACGAATGCGGTTCTGTCACAGCTGCGGTGGGTTCACTTCATCATGCGGTCGCGATTGGGTTGCGCCAACCCGTTGAACTGTAAAAATGATAATCATTCTCATGCGAGTGTCATGGCGCGTCCTGCGCTTTTGGTCAAGGGTCTGGCGGTCGCCCTGGGCGTTGTCTCGGGTTGTTCAGTCGCGGCGCAGGCGGCCCAGCCAAGCGTTGTGGCTGTGGATGGAACCCTGTGTGACATC
Coding sequences within it:
- a CDS encoding metal ABC transporter ATP-binding protein, producing MTEPHSSIKGHLAARNLSYSYGPKPTLERVDLELQPGTLTALVGPNGAGKSTLLHLLHGRLQPSGGTFECGGSVGLMPQRAAIDWTFPITVRDMVRLGQTKSHGTTTAETLLERVGMGEMRGRRLNQLSGGQQQRVLLARALMQQSDVLLLDEPCSAIDPPSREHLLGVMRQQASSGQTLLVSSHDWGSALDSYDRVVVLDRRVLAAGSPAEVRDQLNDMACLMGSHCCG
- a CDS encoding metal ABC transporter permease, producing MAELDLWWLTPLILALLIGLICPATGSLLITQRRILLANLMAHSVLPGLILALAFEFDPTIGGLISGLLGALLAERLNQRFKGREEGAMNTVLAGFTALGVLMVPLLQARVDLETLLFGDLLAANEADLIRTAVATVALLLLLSLSYSDLVFLGVDPDGAVAAKRPVSRIRFTAIVITALVVISAITAVGIVLVIALLCAPVLVHVDRCLSLRGLMLRSAGTGLLLCGGGMMLAVVADLPPGPLIGVLCVGLLLFKRP
- a CDS encoding LCP family protein, which gives rise to MTPTQPKRLMPWLGRHPLRTVLRLAAAVVGLGATGWLLSTVWPEPDQVARTEPVAADNPTNLAPLPLGPVTLLVVGIDADQTNDPVNNAAPRGRANADAVMVVQIDAQQPLRVLQVPVELALQLPGQTTPVKLGSIWQTGGVALLSDAIRELVGLPADQPHRYVVVPRRVLRSLVDGLGDLDVILNASFQRTDKAQNYTVNLQAGRQSLNGAQAEQLARYLKDSLDDPNRRLRQQLLIRAVVEQFKGPGVMGKIPGLVDVAASAVETNLSNPEMLSLAAAVLSSPSSVNIQQLPLAKRAGKQVLRQIKAGEPLPLWPRL
- a CDS encoding glycoside hydrolase family 10 protein, whose translation is MGVWLTNSPSKLYYSRERITAALDQLQQAGFNRVVPNVWSRGTTFHQSRFAPVEPPLVKAGVEVDPICTLAEEGRKRGIKVMPWFEYGLMEPADAAVVRGHPEWVLAKADGQRWMAMHGNHRMAWLNPAHPEVRERFIGLVVETLKRCPMDGLQLDDHFAWPVQFGYDPYTVELYRQQTGSAPPRDHTNRMWMSWRRRQLTALLRDLRERLEQEDLSTTISLSPGPFRHAYNLWLQDWELWALGELIDELVVQNYAYSVNGFARDLDQPALRKARDWRIPTQIGILAGFGRRTTSIGDLEQKVRLARERGYGVIFFYWEGLWGRHVPETNRQHRFDSFRLLGRED
- a CDS encoding ribose-phosphate pyrophosphokinase, whose protein sequence is MTSFLTAARAEQEKLTPDTRRLRLFSGTSNPGLAREIAAYLGVPDGPRVCKRFADGELYVQIQESIRGCDVFLIQPTCAPVNDHLMELLIMVDACRRASARQITAVVPYYGYARADRKTAGRESITAKLTANLLVKSGVDRVLAMDLHSAQIQGYFDIPCDHIYGSPVLVDYLSTQNLDDIVVVSPDVGGVARARAFAKQMNDAPLAIIDKRRTGHNLAESLTVIGDVSGRTAILIDDMIDTGGTICAGARLLRQQGAKRVIACATHAVFSPPASERLSADGLFEQVVVTNSIPIQQERTFPQLQVLSVANMLGEAIWRIHEESSVSSMFR